One segment of Penaeus vannamei isolate JL-2024 chromosome 3, ASM4276789v1, whole genome shotgun sequence DNA contains the following:
- the LOC138867268 gene encoding U-scoloptoxin(16)-Ssd1a-like — MASLLRVLFFLAVVGVSFAALFRGKAEVHKDFPGKCYVASLGTGFTPGSSWPMSEKCAKRTCYEEDGELYFEEASCGVAIPSANCRVVEETTLPHPYCCPRLDCN, encoded by the exons ATGGCGTCTCTTTTGAGGGTCTTGTTCTTCCTTGCTGTTGTCGGAGTGTCTTTCGCTGCGCTTTTCAGAGGGAAAGCAGAGGTTCACAAAG ACTTCCCTGGTAAGTGCTATGTCGCAAGCCTAGGAACCGGCTTTACCCCGGGTTCCTCGTGGCCCATGAGTGAGAAGTGCGCGAAGAGGACCTGTTATGAAGAAGACGGAGAACTTTATTTCGAGGAAGCAag CTGCGGCGTGGCGATCCCGTCCGCAAACTGCAGAGTTGTGGAAGAAACAACGCTGCCGCACCCCTACTGCTGCCCCAGGCTGGACTGTAACTAA